A stretch of Sphingomicrobium flavum DNA encodes these proteins:
- a CDS encoding PqqD family protein produces MPISAAEASPYAMPFADHDRICRNPDISFGEVDDELVALSLERGECFGLDKIGTLVWRAAEQPVRFDALVAAMTERFEVEEPTCRADLAEFLVEVIDAGMMQRCP; encoded by the coding sequence TTGCCGATCAGCGCCGCCGAAGCTAGCCCCTATGCCATGCCCTTCGCCGATCATGACCGCATCTGCCGCAATCCCGACATCAGCTTTGGCGAGGTGGATGACGAGCTGGTAGCGCTGAGCCTGGAGCGGGGCGAATGTTTCGGGCTCGACAAGATCGGCACACTCGTGTGGCGCGCGGCCGAGCAGCCGGTGCGCTTCGATGCACTGGTCGCCGCCATGACCGAGCGCTTCGAGGTGGAGGAGCCAACCTGCCGCGCCGACCTTGCCGAATTCCTCGTCGAGGTGATCGACGCCGGCATGATGCAGCGCTGCCCGTGA
- a CDS encoding asparagine synthase-related protein gives MAKAVRVAKAEAGRFGPIFERVSDAGHQPLHVDDEWRLTLRRGAHCIILDMAPQAGGVVEAERIFQALLEDRLDDLATSDHRFAALLISPGRIVLARDPLGTRPLHYRIAVDGIAIATMPQDLRRAGDRLDWNWLARRAAMRHRSDRSTAWSDIKRVMPGHVVSIDRSTGAAVSQQYWMPDCDPVERDFETLVTNARTLVRHAVARALEDADGPAAVQLTGGLDSSLVLLSASDGDCQAQLVALTGRHSGPPTKLPGNDFFDDAARAEQTARQLGVDHHVVIADDGPLIDRISAWNRALGEPVANGDNLSWLDPLYAKARTLGARRLLSGGSGNFTTSWPGSGALAEARRSGLFRWWTEMRRRRARTGASWSGMMLMSFPAAHRAWRRWRRPSQAGGNPFVEGPDGDWPIALDPRADRRELVLRYDPGPWNEAVRRRFGIEEIDLFADRRLVEFCLTLQETDCAHDGQPRALGRALLRGRLPDALVDEPARGVQGADWGMRIAAERDQLLVIAEQPFDAGPINRGKLIAAVEAFDPDTAGKDETINRFDLLRTVAALEFARWGE, from the coding sequence ATGGCGAAGGCGGTCCGCGTCGCAAAAGCTGAGGCCGGTCGCTTCGGGCCGATCTTCGAGAGGGTCAGTGATGCTGGCCATCAGCCTCTTCATGTCGATGACGAATGGCGACTGACGCTTCGTCGCGGCGCTCACTGCATCATTCTCGACATGGCGCCACAGGCAGGGGGCGTGGTCGAGGCCGAGCGGATTTTCCAAGCGCTTCTGGAGGACAGGCTCGATGATCTGGCGACGAGCGACCACCGCTTTGCGGCGTTGTTGATCTCTCCAGGCAGGATTGTATTGGCCCGCGACCCGCTTGGTACGCGGCCACTTCATTATCGAATCGCAGTGGACGGCATCGCCATCGCCACAATGCCGCAGGACCTGCGGCGCGCGGGCGATCGCCTCGACTGGAATTGGCTCGCCCGGCGCGCGGCGATGCGGCATCGCAGCGATCGCAGCACCGCTTGGAGTGACATCAAGCGCGTAATGCCCGGACATGTCGTCAGCATTGACCGATCCACCGGCGCGGCCGTGTCGCAGCAATATTGGATGCCCGATTGTGACCCAGTCGAACGCGACTTCGAGACGCTGGTGACCAACGCGCGCACTTTGGTGCGCCACGCAGTGGCAAGAGCGCTTGAAGACGCCGATGGACCGGCCGCGGTCCAATTGACCGGCGGCCTCGACAGTTCACTCGTCTTGCTGTCGGCCTCAGACGGCGATTGCCAGGCGCAGCTGGTCGCCTTGACCGGGCGCCATTCGGGACCGCCGACCAAACTTCCCGGCAATGATTTCTTTGACGACGCCGCGCGCGCTGAGCAGACGGCAAGGCAACTGGGGGTGGATCACCATGTGGTGATCGCCGATGACGGGCCGCTGATCGATCGGATTTCGGCATGGAACAGGGCCTTGGGCGAACCGGTCGCCAATGGCGACAATCTGAGCTGGCTGGACCCGCTTTATGCTAAGGCCCGAACACTTGGTGCACGGCGGTTGTTGAGCGGTGGATCGGGCAATTTCACGACCAGCTGGCCGGGGTCGGGCGCGCTGGCGGAAGCGCGACGCTCGGGCCTATTTCGCTGGTGGACGGAGATGCGCCGCCGCCGTGCCCGCACTGGCGCCAGCTGGAGCGGAATGATGTTGATGAGCTTTCCCGCCGCGCATCGCGCATGGCGGCGATGGCGTCGGCCCTCGCAAGCCGGAGGAAATCCTTTTGTTGAGGGGCCCGATGGCGATTGGCCCATCGCCCTCGATCCCCGCGCGGATCGGCGTGAACTGGTCCTGCGCTACGATCCCGGCCCCTGGAACGAGGCAGTCCGCCGGCGGTTCGGGATCGAGGAAATCGATCTGTTTGCCGACCGCCGACTGGTGGAATTTTGTTTGACACTTCAGGAAACGGACTGCGCCCATGATGGTCAACCGCGCGCGTTGGGCCGGGCATTGCTGCGCGGACGGCTGCCGGATGCACTCGTCGACGAACCGGCGCGCGGGGTGCAAGGGGCCGACTGGGGCATGCGCATCGCCGCCGAGCGCGATCAGCTGCTCGTCATTGCCGAACAGCCTTTCGATGCGGGCCCGATCAATCGGGGCAAGCTGATCGCTGCGGTCGAGGCGTTCGATCCCGACACGGCCGGCAAGGACGAAACGATCAACCGCTTCGACCTGCTCCGTACGGTCGCGGCGCTGGAATTTGCGCGGTGGGGCGAATGA
- a CDS encoding ABC transporter ATP-binding protein, which yields MDLIHLDDIRLTLGKGAARTEILRGIDLKVAAGETLAILGPSGSGKSSLMAVMSGLEQATDGKAELLGKKMADLDEDALARLRGRDIGIVLQNFQLLPTMTALENVSVPMELAGDKEARKKAIDELQRVGLGARLDHYPSQLSGGEQQRVAIARATAPRPRLLLADEPTGNLDGATGAAIIDLIFSRAAAAGAGLIVITHDPALAERADRVIHMRDGVLADA from the coding sequence ATGGACCTCATCCATCTTGACGATATTCGCCTGACGCTGGGCAAGGGCGCCGCGCGCACCGAAATCCTGCGCGGCATCGACCTCAAAGTCGCGGCCGGCGAAACGCTTGCCATCCTCGGACCCTCGGGCTCGGGCAAGTCATCGCTGATGGCGGTGATGAGCGGGCTCGAACAGGCGACCGACGGAAAGGCCGAACTGCTCGGCAAGAAGATGGCCGACCTGGACGAAGACGCGCTGGCGCGGCTGCGCGGGCGCGACATCGGCATCGTCCTGCAGAATTTCCAATTGTTGCCGACCATGACCGCGCTCGAAAATGTCTCGGTGCCGATGGAACTGGCGGGCGACAAGGAAGCCCGCAAAAAAGCGATCGACGAATTGCAGCGCGTCGGGCTCGGCGCCCGGCTCGACCATTATCCCAGCCAGTTGTCGGGCGGCGAACAGCAGCGCGTCGCCATCGCGCGGGCCACCGCGCCGCGCCCGCGGCTCCTGCTGGCCGACGAGCCGACTGGCAATCTCGATGGCGCCACGGGCGCTGCCATCATCGACCTCATTTTCAGCCGCGCCGCAGCAGCCGGCGCTGGCCTGATCGTCATCACCCATGATCCGGCGCTGGCCGAACGCGCCGACCGGGTCATCCATATGCGCGACGGGGTACTGGCAGACGCATGA
- the ykgO gene encoding type B 50S ribosomal protein L36: MKVRNSLKSLKSRHRDCRVIRRRGRTYVINKTNRRFKARQG; the protein is encoded by the coding sequence ATGAAAGTTCGTAATTCTCTGAAGTCGCTCAAGTCGCGTCATCGCGATTGCCGGGTCATCCGTCGTCGTGGTCGCACTTATGTGATCAACAAGACCAACCGTCGCTTCAAGGCGCGCCAGGGCTAA
- a CDS encoding lasso peptide biosynthesis B2 protein, with amino-acid sequence MRRPPLWLYAEAASALLIARADVLLRPARRHFASRTRGDRQASPQMLAEIRRVIVSASSRLPIRAQCYEQALAARSMLARRGVKTRLHFGGGKQVGELTAHVWLTAGAQFVVGEEGAASHSPLISTD; translated from the coding sequence ATGAGGCGGCCGCCGCTCTGGCTCTATGCCGAAGCGGCCAGTGCGCTGCTTATCGCGCGCGCCGATGTGCTGCTGCGCCCGGCGCGCCGTCATTTCGCCAGCCGCACGCGCGGGGATCGACAGGCCAGCCCACAGATGCTCGCCGAAATTCGCCGCGTCATCGTCTCCGCCTCCTCGCGCCTGCCGATCAGGGCGCAATGCTACGAGCAGGCGCTGGCGGCACGCTCGATGCTGGCCAGGCGCGGGGTCAAGACGCGCCTGCATTTTGGCGGGGGCAAGCAGGTGGGTGAGCTCACCGCGCATGTCTGGTTGACGGCGGGAGCGCAATTTGTCGTCGGCGAAGAGGGTGCAGCCTCGCATTCGCCTTTGATTTCAACCGATTAG
- a CDS encoding ABC transporter permease, giving the protein MTAFDLAKRDLRGGLGGLGLLWICLMLAVAGLAAVLSLVSAMDKAIDANARSLLGGDLEFSVASREASEDELTAMRALGTVSHVVETRAMLRGGDGTSLIELKGVDEAFPLAGPLELDGTRPEGLEVALDQELAERLGIAKGDTINLGFSQMRVSAIITDMARGGGFAFAPTVLVDAEGLAATRLIQPGSIVEHEYKVLLPASADPDAVGEAFVERFDEGGWDYTTRAGAAGGTQRFVARTGDMLLLIALAALGIGTLGIASAARAFATTRRRTVAQLKLVGGTRKTIGGMLALELGMVILGALLVGLLLGALAPPIVGQIIGERLPIAPDPGPHFDALLLAAATGALVTIAAAWSPLVAALDVRPAALLRGSIDEHEEKRRWIVPMLAASAAAALAILSASNEQLAAIAVAGLVVLGLLFAFIGWIIRRLARASRHLGGPVQRLGIAALDRPGNATIRLTVALGLGLSLLVLLAATGQSLLKQLDDTIPQRAPAFFLIDLPKDAEPGYRALVEEQLPDADIVLVPSIRGAVTEYAGNVVAEMEELPEGAWILRGDRGLTFLADLPEGNELTEGEWWPADYDGPPLVSVDAENAAAMGLKVGDSLTVSVLGRPLQAEVASLRNPDWRSFGFNFAMIFSPGSFDDAPYTQMSTVSVAPGTDTLAFERALVEAFPQVSAIKVADVVSEVRSVLESLDAAIRIAIALAIAMGVVVLAGSVVATRAQRARDIVLLRLVGGQKSQLIGTQLIEFVVLASLSAIGATAAGALAAQYVCERWFEIAFTPDWTALILIPLGAVALAVTAALIAAWPALTTRPAEALRAR; this is encoded by the coding sequence ATGACCGCTTTCGATTTAGCCAAGCGCGACCTTCGTGGCGGCCTTGGCGGGCTGGGCCTGTTGTGGATCTGCCTTATGCTGGCGGTGGCAGGGCTTGCCGCCGTGCTCAGCCTGGTTTCCGCCATGGACAAGGCGATCGATGCCAATGCCCGTTCGCTGCTCGGCGGCGATCTTGAATTTTCCGTCGCCTCCCGTGAGGCGAGCGAGGATGAGCTCACCGCCATGCGCGCGCTTGGCACCGTCAGCCATGTGGTCGAAACCCGCGCCATGCTGCGCGGCGGCGATGGCACCAGCCTTATCGAACTCAAAGGCGTGGACGAAGCCTTCCCGCTGGCTGGCCCGTTGGAACTGGACGGCACGCGTCCTGAGGGCCTTGAAGTCGCGCTCGATCAGGAATTGGCCGAGCGCCTTGGCATCGCCAAGGGCGACACCATCAATCTTGGCTTTTCGCAGATGCGCGTGTCGGCGATCATCACCGATATGGCACGGGGCGGCGGCTTTGCCTTTGCGCCTACCGTGCTGGTCGACGCGGAAGGCTTGGCGGCCACCCGCCTCATCCAGCCCGGCAGCATCGTCGAGCATGAATACAAGGTTCTTTTGCCCGCCAGCGCCGATCCCGACGCGGTTGGCGAGGCCTTTGTCGAACGGTTCGACGAAGGCGGCTGGGACTATACCACCCGCGCCGGTGCGGCCGGCGGCACCCAGCGCTTCGTCGCGCGCACGGGCGACATGCTGCTGCTGATCGCGCTGGCCGCGCTCGGCATCGGCACGCTCGGCATTGCCAGCGCGGCGCGCGCCTTTGCCACCACCAGGCGGCGCACCGTGGCACAGCTCAAGCTAGTCGGCGGCACCCGCAAGACGATCGGCGGCATGCTCGCGCTGGAACTGGGCATGGTGATCCTAGGCGCCTTGCTGGTCGGGCTGCTGCTCGGCGCGCTTGCTCCGCCCATTGTCGGCCAGATCATCGGCGAGCGCCTGCCCATCGCGCCCGATCCCGGCCCACATTTCGACGCGCTGCTGCTGGCCGCAGCCACCGGCGCGCTGGTCACCATCGCCGCCGCCTGGTCGCCGCTTGTGGCCGCGCTCGATGTCCGCCCCGCTGCTTTGCTGCGCGGCAGTATCGACGAGCATGAGGAAAAGCGCCGCTGGATCGTGCCGATGCTGGCCGCCTCGGCAGCCGCCGCGCTCGCCATCCTGTCCGCTTCCAACGAACAACTGGCGGCGATCGCCGTCGCCGGGCTGGTGGTGCTGGGGCTGCTCTTCGCATTTATCGGCTGGATCATCCGCCGCCTGGCCCGCGCCTCGCGCCATCTGGGCGGGCCGGTGCAGCGGCTTGGCATCGCCGCGCTCGACCGGCCCGGCAATGCGACCATCCGACTGACGGTGGCGCTGGGCCTGGGGCTCAGCCTGCTGGTGCTGCTGGCGGCCACCGGGCAGAGCCTCCTGAAACAGCTGGACGACACCATCCCCCAGCGCGCGCCTGCCTTTTTCCTCATCGACCTGCCCAAGGATGCCGAACCCGGCTATCGCGCGCTGGTTGAGGAACAGCTGCCCGATGCGGACATCGTGCTGGTCCCCTCGATCCGCGGCGCCGTGACCGAATATGCCGGCAATGTTGTCGCCGAGATGGAAGAGCTTCCAGAAGGTGCCTGGATCCTGCGCGGCGACCGCGGCCTCACCTTCCTTGCCGACCTGCCCGAAGGCAATGAACTGACCGAAGGCGAATGGTGGCCCGCCGATTATGACGGTCCGCCATTGGTCAGCGTGGATGCCGAAAATGCCGCGGCCATGGGGCTCAAGGTTGGTGACAGCCTGACCGTATCGGTCCTCGGCCGCCCGCTGCAGGCCGAAGTCGCCAGCCTGCGCAATCCCGACTGGCGCAGCTTCGGTTTTAATTTCGCGATGATTTTTTCGCCCGGCAGCTTCGATGACGCGCCTTATACGCAGATGTCGACCGTGAGCGTGGCGCCGGGCACCGACACCCTGGCCTTCGAACGCGCACTCGTCGAAGCCTTTCCGCAGGTCAGCGCCATCAAGGTCGCCGATGTGGTCAGCGAAGTGCGCTCGGTGCTGGAAAGCCTGGATGCCGCGATCCGCATCGCCATCGCGCTCGCCATCGCCATGGGCGTGGTCGTGCTGGCCGGGTCGGTCGTCGCCACCCGGGCGCAGCGCGCGCGCGATATCGTGCTGCTGCGGCTGGTCGGCGGACAGAAGAGCCAGCTGATCGGTACCCAGCTGATCGAGTTTGTCGTGCTGGCATCTTTGAGCGCCATCGGCGCGACCGCAGCGGGAGCATTGGCAGCGCAATATGTCTGCGAGCGCTGGTTCGAAATCGCCTTCACCCCCGATTGGACCGCGTTGATCCTGATCCCGCTCGGCGCGGTGGCGCTGGCGGTGACGGCGGCGCTGATTGCGGCCTGGCCCGCTCTCACGACTCGCCCGGCCGAGGCGCTCAGGGCGCGGTAA
- a CDS encoding ABC transporter ATP-binding protein — MIGRLARLLHDVSGARLWLLFALMLAGALAETIGLLSLLPLLFLALGGADDGQWAQWLSASGLRPTLEVVLAIFLAAFALRIALGLARDRLAAQLEAQVEASIGERAAWGLAALPFAEVAIRGRGDMQSLLSFDIPRAGAAASLLVGLASQLALLLVATAAAMLLSPLLTLVGFGAGLLILAIAAPRWIGSQRAGERITALHSEQDAMAQGMFGALKAAKAQGSGDALARSYGARLAAVTKAQAGLEMRQATNRAIIFALSAITIAAMILLGARGLDLELATLGTLLLLFARLIAPVQAMQRMADQLFGLLPAFARALPLLEALAQTSPAPAQPFARLEAEGLALAHDGDTLFEHVHFALAPGEWLAICGASGAGKTGLIDMIAGLQEPNAGSIRVDGEAPGPHWAAGLAYVPQADLILHDSIAANLSIGSSPDEAEMRAMLALVELDRPLDMRLSELGGALSGGERQRLLIARALCRQPHLLLLDESLSALDPAAAAAMIARLRAALPEMAAILITHHDALAQSCDYRVTLGTGSPSG; from the coding sequence GTGATCGGCAGGCTGGCCCGGCTCCTCCATGACGTGAGCGGTGCGCGGCTGTGGCTGCTTTTCGCGCTCATGCTGGCGGGCGCGCTGGCCGAGACGATCGGTCTGCTTTCGCTGCTCCCCTTGCTTTTCCTCGCACTGGGCGGGGCGGACGACGGGCAATGGGCGCAATGGCTGTCGGCATCAGGGCTGCGGCCCACGCTGGAGGTCGTGCTTGCCATCTTCCTGGCAGCCTTTGCACTGCGGATCGCGCTCGGGCTGGCGCGTGACCGGCTCGCGGCGCAGCTCGAAGCGCAGGTCGAGGCGAGCATCGGAGAACGCGCCGCCTGGGGTCTGGCCGCCTTGCCCTTTGCCGAAGTGGCGATCCGCGGGCGCGGCGACATGCAGTCGCTGCTCAGCTTCGACATTCCGCGCGCAGGCGCGGCGGCCAGCCTGCTGGTGGGGCTGGCGAGCCAGCTTGCCCTCCTGCTGGTGGCGACAGCGGCGGCGATGCTGCTGTCCCCGCTGCTGACGCTGGTAGGCTTTGGTGCCGGGCTGCTGATCCTGGCCATTGCTGCGCCGCGCTGGATCGGGTCGCAGCGCGCAGGCGAACGCATCACCGCGCTCCACAGCGAACAGGATGCGATGGCGCAGGGCATGTTCGGGGCGCTCAAAGCCGCCAAGGCGCAGGGCAGCGGCGATGCGCTGGCCCGATCCTACGGCGCCAGACTGGCCGCCGTCACGAAGGCGCAGGCGGGGCTCGAGATGCGCCAGGCGACCAACCGCGCGATCATCTTCGCCCTGTCGGCGATCACCATTGCCGCGATGATCCTGCTCGGCGCGCGCGGGCTGGATCTGGAGCTGGCGACGCTCGGCACCTTGCTATTGCTGTTCGCGCGGCTGATCGCGCCGGTGCAGGCGATGCAGCGCATGGCGGATCAACTGTTCGGACTGCTCCCGGCCTTTGCGCGCGCGCTGCCGCTGCTTGAGGCGCTGGCCCAAACTTCGCCGGCCCCCGCGCAGCCATTTGCCCGGCTTGAAGCCGAGGGGCTGGCGCTGGCGCATGATGGAGATACGCTGTTCGAACATGTTCACTTCGCGCTGGCACCCGGCGAGTGGCTGGCCATTTGCGGCGCCTCGGGTGCGGGCAAGACGGGGCTGATCGACATGATCGCGGGGTTGCAGGAGCCGAACGCCGGTAGCATCCGCGTGGACGGCGAAGCGCCGGGGCCGCACTGGGCGGCGGGGCTGGCCTATGTGCCGCAGGCCGACCTCATCTTGCATGACAGCATTGCCGCGAACCTGTCGATCGGCAGCAGCCCCGATGAGGCCGAGATGCGGGCGATGCTGGCGCTGGTGGAGCTCGATCGCCCGCTCGACATGCGCCTGTCCGAACTGGGCGGTGCATTGTCGGGCGGCGAGCGCCAGCGGCTGCTGATCGCGCGCGCCCTGTGCCGCCAGCCGCATCTGCTGCTGCTCGATGAAAGCCTGTCGGCGCTGGACCCGGCTGCCGCCGCCGCAATGATCGCGCGGCTGCGCGCAGCGCTACCCGAGATGGCGGCGATCCTCATCACCCATCACGACGCGCTTGCGCAAAGCTGCGACTATCGGGTGACACTTGGCACTGGGTCACCAAGCGGGTAG
- a CDS encoding PilZ domain-containing protein — protein MAGKHTLEGGMIPRSVKRMFDERSEPREETDLKTAMLGYRGASHVVRLVNISQSGAMVIFDQMPHIGEKVTLQLLEQGEVAAVVRWVRGGSIGINFVD, from the coding sequence ATGGCGGGCAAACATACGCTGGAGGGGGGCATGATCCCGCGCAGCGTGAAGCGCATGTTCGACGAGCGCAGCGAACCGCGCGAAGAGACCGATCTGAAGACCGCGATGCTCGGCTATCGCGGCGCAAGCCATGTCGTCCGCCTGGTCAATATTTCCCAATCCGGCGCTATGGTGATTTTCGACCAGATGCCCCATATAGGCGAGAAGGTAACGCTCCAGCTCCTCGAGCAGGGGGAGGTTGCAGCCGTCGTGCGTTGGGTGCGCGGTGGCAGCATTGGCATCAATTTCGTCGACTGA
- a CDS encoding PilZ domain-containing protein, with translation MNFSMIKARLAEVDLGSERRREARQPVELEAHVREMGAEGTEARILNLSPQGFMAEAPLGEFEVGTRIWLILPGRERASAVVRWIAGTKLGAEFAEPVEVSALTA, from the coding sequence ATGAATTTTTCGATGATCAAGGCGCGTCTGGCCGAGGTCGATCTGGGAAGCGAACGCCGCCGCGAGGCGCGCCAGCCGGTCGAACTGGAAGCCCATGTGCGGGAAATGGGGGCAGAAGGCACCGAAGCCCGCATCCTCAATCTCTCTCCGCAAGGGTTCATGGCCGAAGCCCCTTTGGGCGAGTTTGAAGTCGGCACCCGCATCTGGCTGATCCTGCCGGGGCGCGAGCGCGCCAGCGCCGTAGTGCGCTGGATCGCGGGCACCAAGCTGGGCGCTGAATTTGCCGAACCCGTCGAAGTCTCCGCGCTGACCGCCTAG
- a CDS encoding peptidylprolyl isomerase, whose translation MSFSIFAIAASVALQEAPAVRSPYAVLDEAPESAWTTIPAGELVVMMVGGERVVIQLNTAFAPTHAANVERLARAGYWDGASVYRVVDNFVAQWGFREGEEYNSRPAPDGVVDNPPADFSRPGSAVTIMPHGSPDPFSQLAGYENGWPVALHADGSVSPVYCYGTVGVAREGDPDTGSGDTLFAAIGTPPRRLDRNFAVVGRVIDGIEHLSTLPRGSGAMSVYAEGQSPATIATVRMMDQLPEGEQEKFVMMTEGSASFAEYAYLQRHRLDYGRGTSGADICSVQVPIKKLED comes from the coding sequence ATGTCATTCTCGATCTTCGCCATCGCCGCCAGCGTGGCCCTGCAGGAGGCGCCCGCCGTGCGCAGCCCCTATGCGGTGCTCGACGAAGCGCCCGAAAGCGCCTGGACCACCATTCCCGCCGGAGAATTGGTGGTGATGATGGTGGGCGGCGAGCGGGTCGTGATCCAGCTCAATACCGCCTTCGCCCCCACCCATGCTGCCAATGTCGAGCGGCTGGCGCGCGCTGGCTATTGGGACGGCGCCAGCGTCTATCGCGTGGTCGACAATTTCGTGGCGCAATGGGGCTTTCGCGAGGGCGAGGAATATAATTCGAGGCCCGCACCCGACGGTGTCGTCGACAATCCGCCCGCCGATTTCAGCCGCCCGGGCAGCGCGGTGACGATCATGCCCCACGGCTCCCCCGATCCCTTCTCGCAGCTTGCCGGTTATGAGAATGGCTGGCCCGTGGCCCTGCATGCCGACGGCAGCGTCTCACCCGTCTATTGCTATGGCACGGTCGGCGTTGCCCGAGAAGGCGATCCCGATACGGGCAGCGGTGACACACTGTTCGCCGCGATCGGCACCCCGCCCCGGCGGCTCGACCGCAATTTCGCAGTGGTCGGGCGGGTGATCGACGGGATCGAGCATCTGTCCACCCTCCCGCGCGGCAGCGGTGCGATGAGCGTCTATGCCGAAGGGCAGTCGCCGGCCACGATCGCGACGGTGCGCATGATGGACCAGCTGCCCGAAGGCGAGCAGGAAAAGTTCGTGATGATGACTGAAGGATCGGCAAGCTTTGCCGAATATGCCTATCTGCAGCGACACCGGCTCGATTACGGGCGCGGGACGTCCGGGGCCGATATCTGTTCGGTGCAGGTGCCGATCAAGAAACTGGAAGACTAA
- the purT gene encoding formate-dependent phosphoribosylglycinamide formyltransferase — MHIATLMLLGSGELGREFAIAAKRLGCRVIACDRYEGAPAMQVADQAEVFSMLDGAALRAAVEKHRPNAIVPEIEAIDTDMLATLEGEGWRVVPTARAAQLTMNRDGIRELAAEKLGLETSKYRFAESRDEAVAAAAHSGFPCVVKPVMSSSGKGQSVAHDEAGLGEAWDYAVANMRGDRPRVIVEEFIRFDSEITLLTVATKDGVLFCPPIGHEQEGGDYRTSWQPALLSEATLQSAQEQAEKVVGELGGHGLFGVEFFIAGERAIFSELSPRPHDTGMVTLIGQKPNEFELHLRAILGLPIPAIELPEGGAASAVILADRESTDFGFDGVAEALAQGDADAPVDIRIFGKPDTRPNRRMGVALARDVSPEAARERALKAAACVSIRYS; from the coding sequence ATGCATATTGCCACCTTGATGTTGCTGGGTTCGGGCGAACTCGGCCGGGAATTCGCCATCGCCGCCAAGCGGCTGGGCTGCAGGGTCATTGCCTGCGATCGTTATGAAGGCGCGCCTGCCATGCAGGTGGCGGATCAGGCCGAGGTCTTCTCGATGCTCGACGGGGCGGCGCTGCGCGCTGCGGTGGAGAAGCATCGACCCAATGCCATCGTGCCCGAAATCGAGGCGATCGACACCGACATGCTGGCGACATTGGAAGGCGAGGGCTGGCGCGTGGTGCCGACCGCGCGCGCGGCGCAGTTGACCATGAACCGCGACGGCATCCGCGAACTGGCGGCCGAAAAACTGGGCTTGGAAACCAGCAAGTATCGTTTTGCCGAAAGCCGTGACGAGGCGGTTGCCGCCGCTGCGCACAGCGGTTTCCCCTGCGTGGTCAAACCGGTCATGTCCTCCTCGGGCAAGGGGCAGAGCGTGGCGCATGACGAGGCCGGGCTTGGCGAAGCCTGGGACTATGCGGTCGCCAATATGCGCGGCGACCGGCCCCGCGTGATCGTCGAGGAATTCATTCGCTTCGACAGCGAGATCACGCTGCTGACGGTCGCGACCAAGGACGGCGTCCTCTTCTGCCCGCCCATCGGCCATGAACAGGAAGGCGGCGATTATCGCACCAGCTGGCAGCCCGCCCTCTTGTCCGAAGCGACATTGCAATCCGCGCAGGAGCAAGCCGAAAAGGTGGTGGGCGAACTGGGCGGCCACGGCCTGTTCGGGGTGGAATTCTTCATCGCGGGCGAGCGCGCCATCTTCTCCGAACTGTCACCGCGCCCGCACGATACCGGCATGGTCACGCTGATCGGGCAGAAGCCTAATGAATTCGAACTGCATCTGCGCGCCATCCTCGGCCTGCCCATCCCCGCCATCGAACTTCCCGAAGGCGGCGCGGCGAGCGCGGTGATCCTGGCGGACCGGGAGAGCACCGATTTCGGCTTTGACGGCGTGGCGGAAGCGCTGGCCCAAGGCGATGCCGACGCCCCGGTCGATATTCGCATCTTCGGCAAGCCCGATACCCGCCCCAACCGGCGCATGGGCGTGGCGCTGGCCCGCGACGTCAGCCCCGAAGCCGCGCGCGAACGAGCGCTGAAAGCGGCGGCCTGTGTGTCGATCCGCTACTCGTGA
- a CDS encoding arylesterase, with the protein MREHRGQLGVMIRMTLWLALCSLLSTGVAHASDERPVIFAFGDSLTAGYNLPEGLGYAPQLEDALRREGIAATVIDGGLNGDTTSAGRERLTYVLDGMDEMPGLVLLELGGNDVLRAIDPAITRANLAAMIEELQRRNLDVLLIGMRAPQNYDPDYVKAFDAIYPALAARYGIPLYPFFLEGLIGVEGTVMPDGIHPTYKGIKIMVSGTKSAVIDALRD; encoded by the coding sequence ATGCGCGAGCATAGGGGCCAGCTAGGGGTTATGATCCGAATGACGCTCTGGCTCGCACTTTGCTCCCTACTTTCGACGGGCGTGGCCCATGCATCCGACGAAAGACCGGTGATTTTCGCCTTTGGAGACAGTTTGACCGCGGGATACAACCTGCCCGAAGGGCTGGGCTATGCGCCCCAGCTGGAAGATGCGCTGCGCCGCGAAGGCATTGCCGCCACCGTGATCGATGGCGGATTGAATGGCGATACCACCAGCGCGGGGCGCGAACGGCTGACCTATGTCCTCGACGGCATGGACGAGATGCCCGGCCTGGTGCTGCTGGAACTGGGCGGCAATGACGTGCTGCGCGCGATCGATCCTGCCATTACCCGCGCCAATCTTGCCGCGATGATCGAGGAGTTGCAGCGGCGCAATCTCGATGTGCTGCTGATCGGCATGCGCGCGCCGCAAAATTACGATCCCGACTATGTGAAAGCCTTCGATGCCATCTATCCCGCGCTGGCCGCACGCTATGGCATCCCGCTTTACCCCTTCTTTCTTGAAGGGCTGATCGGGGTCGAGGGAACGGTCATGCCCGACGGCATCCACCCCACCTATAAGGGGATCAAGATCATGGTGAGCGGCACCAAAAGCGCCGTGATCGACGCGCTGCGCGACTAG